The DNA segment ATTGATAAACTTCAGGGATGACAGAAAAGGCTAGCCCTGAGAGAAAGAATGACAGGGGCTTCATATTTGACGGTTGATAAAGAATACCAATGTCATTATAGCAAGGATAATTTGTTCAACTATATATTTACATAAGGAATGGGATACTTGAACAATAACACTTGTTATAGTGACAGTTCAGAAACTGAACCCAGAAGGTGAAAGAGTTGTCACACATAATAATTCCTTTTGGGAACAGTCTTTGTCATACAGACATTGACTCCAAACAATATCTTTAATGAGTAAGGAGTAAAATAAAAGAATACTATGCAATTCTCCACAACATATACCTTAAGCATAGTTCCACTGTAGGTATTtaggagaagaaatgaaagacTCAGTTTTTTTCTTAACTCTCTAGACATGATCTTTTGAAAAAGGTTATCAAAAACAGAACCAAAATTCTCAAAATTTTAATACTACATATAACGCACATATGGAAACCATTCATGGCAGCACTGACCAAGGAAAACTAACTCTGATATGCTGATTAAAGAAATGGAAATAACTTTTGTTGAAAATTTCAATTCAGAAGGAttaactgtcagtcaatcaatcatctaataataataataatgttggtatttgttaagcgcttactatgtgcagagcactgttctaagcgctgggttagatacagggtaattaggttgtcccatgagaggctcacagtcttcatccccattttacagatagggtaactgaggcccagagaagtgaagtgacttgcccacagtcacacagctgacaagcggcagagccagaaatcgaacccatgacctcttactcccaagcccaggctctttccgctgagccattctgcttctcaactaagaatttactatgtgaagagaactatactaaatgcttgggagaataaaaaagCATTTATAGAAATATTTGccctcatggaatttacaatctagcaggtggGACAGATACTAAAGGAATTAAGAAAAGGGGATAAATTAGTAGTTACATAAGTGGGAATATAAGATCTGTACAAAAGTGGTGCTACTAGTAATTGTGACTATATAAGTGCTTAGATGTCCagggttgtgagccccacctgggtcagaGCCTGGGTCTAAcacaataaacttgtatctaatccagtgcttaaaacaatgcttgacacatagtaactgcttaaatatcataaaacaaacaagATGTCAATAAAATATTATGTTATTCAAGTAAGTCACTGTGCTTTCAAGTTCATTTTGCAACCTAGCCAATAAAGTTCAAAGTCTGTAAAATATTTGTTCAAAAGGCTTGAATAATTTGGCATAATAATTTTAGAACCCCAAATAGCAAAGGACTTGAAATAAGATTATAACTGTATCAAAGTTGCAGGATCTATTGAATAGTGTCTGTAGATCTGACCTCTTCTCAGAATGACTAGAAAAATAAGTGATCTTATAAATAGCAAATATAGAATAGAGCAGAAACATATTTACAGTAAATCACcattttcaatagcatttattgagtacccactgtaaGGCCTATACCAGaggtaaatgataatgatgatgatgatgatgatgataatggtatttgttaagcgcttactatgtgccaagcacggctctaaacactggggtagacacaaggtaatcaggttgacccacatggggctcacagtcttaatcaccatttttacagatgaggtaattgaggcacagagaagttaaatgagaaggtcacacagcagacaggaggcagagccaggattatcacCTActacctctgactgccaagcctggggtctttccactaagccaaactactTCTCTAAAGGTAAAAGGTGCAGAGCTATGAAAGGAAAAAGAATACCAGGCCCTGCCTTTCGCACCCAAAGCAGGGGACAAGACAACTTCATAAAATTGCAGATGAAATAAATATAAGTAGGCTGAAAAAAATCAGATGGAGTTTCAGCTTGCAAATTCTACTTAAAATCATCTCCTGACAGAAGATTCTCACAATGGTACCCAACCTAACATAAAgcctttctctttgatgtggttgcttgctgtgggattttttttccctgtggaaaagaaattgtttcttttttaattggATCCCCAAATGACCTTCTAGTACCCTGACTCCAGAAAGGCTTAATCAGCAATGATATCCAATTGATCAGACTCTCTTTCCCCTTAATACCTCATCTTGAGACACAGAGGATATCTCCTCTTATACTCACTTCTCTTGTAACCGAGTGCTGTGTTTACCCCTTTCGCTCATCATCTAAATGTAGAAGTGGAGTGCTGTCTGGTGCTTTAACGTTTGAGTTATGCCTCAGTAGCAGGCTTTATAGTTCTATACTAGGTACTTCAGGGAGTTTCTCAGGGAGCTACCTAGAGCTATAGGGCAGTTGACAGGGAGTAGTAATGTGCCAAATCCACTGCTTGTGCCAAGGGTAAATAAGTTCTCAGGCAGGAAAAGGTAACAGAAGAGATGTTAGCTTGGAATACCACACTGTCCAACTAAGGAtcatggtttttttaaaaaagcagtatAGCTAACCTATTTATGACTGAGGTTAAAATATGAACTGAAAATACCTCTGATTATGAAAAAAATCCTTTAATAATAAATACCTGAAAATACAAGATGAAATGGAGAAAGAATAAGTCGAAGTTCAAAAAGGCAAAAAAGAAACCTTATATTTGCTTTCACAATTATTCTCTTTGCTTTGAAACTGACCAGAAGAGCTGTACCACAAAGTGAAGGGTACTCAAAACTTTACAAAAAATCATCCTTAGGAAgtttgaggaaaaagaaaggtGATGAAGTTTGTAGAATTCCACAAGAGAAATTTGGGCTGTCTCCAAAGGAATGGGGTAAGGAAGTCAAATCTGAGAGAATCCCCAGCAAATTTTGAATGATCCACTGGCTGATATTGCAGTTTCTGTTCACAACTCTAAAAACCTTTAAGCTCTACAAATTTTCATTAGTCTTACACTAATCCCTCAGTGGAAAATTGTTACTACTAATGAGATTTGGAAAAACTAATCTAGTTTTTGATATCTCTCTTGAACTCCATTTACTTTGAGCAGAAAATAGCAAAATTCTCAACAACAGTAGTTCTTTGGAGCTTTCAAACATAAGACATTATCTTTGACAGTCTTGACTACTGTAGAACCCAATGACAACTCTGAAGTAGAGACACACTTTCAAGTTACAAACACTCAAGGAGATTTTAGGCCCTGAAATTTTCATGTTACTTATTATATAATCTCTTACAGGACTGTGCAAATTGGAAACTCTTAATTTTCTGCATCTGAAACTTTTAATATTTAAAAGTTATACTTCTCACTGAATAAGATTTTATTTCTGTGCACTCTTACCTGAATGCTTCCAGTACAATTCTTTCAGATAGCTTGGGAGCAACTTGTCCAAATGCTTTTTTGAAATCATCCAAAGTTAAAAACCCATGATCtagtttaaaataaaatacatgacTTCAATTACTTGCTCATTTTTAATGTTTTAGTTTATAAACTACAAATGCAAAGAATTTCTCCCTTAAAAAGTAGAAATGAGAGAATTCTATAATTTTAACTACAGTATTTGGGGTCATTTGCTATTTGATTTGCTAGAACTGACTAAGGTGATAATGAATTTGGAGTTGATTCCATGTAATTTAGTGTAGCTTCACCAGTTGTGCCTTTAGTGAgctactacaaataataatgatgatgataataataataataataataaattgtggtatttgttaagagcttgcaatgtgtcaagcacttttctaagcattagggtagatacaatacaatgggattagacacaatccttgtcccacataactaacaggggaagagagaacaggtatttagattGAAATTATAGaattaaaacatttaaaaatttaaaaaatttaaaaattagaATTAAAAAGAATTAAATTGACTCATTATAATTAAAATTATagaatctctatttcacagatgaggaaactgaggcacagagcatttaaaaGACTTGTCCAACATCAGCCAGCaagcaagtgttggagctgggattagaacccaggcctcctgactcccacgagGCCATGCTCTGGGACTGGGTATTATAAACCCAATCATATgaaacagcacttttgtacagagAAAACATTTCAATGTAATAATTTAAACAAAATGCAATTAATTTACCTTTCACTATGTTTGCACAATTTTCTTTGCAATTAGATAACCTTATGCCTGGCAGactaggggagaggaagaaaatgtgGTTTGAGTGTACTGAATGCTCACAGGTTACACTGGTCTTTTTCTTCCCATCTAGAATAAACTACTACTTTCCCTGGATAAGTAGAAGGGCCATGATCATCACTGTCTTACATGACAATATTCAAGCTTAGAATACGGATGAATTCAAACTTGGATCATGAGAGTGCAAGATTTCTGAACACTGGCTTTGGGACTTGACAAAAGATAATGTCGTTATATTTGTGAAATGCAACCATTATTGTACTTAAATTGAAGGACCGTTTCTTTTCAGTCCTTCAATTAAGATGCACTATTCAATTTGTTTCATAATTTGTGGCACATGGGGAACAAGGGCACTAAACATGAACTCTCTGTGTCTTAAAATCCTGTGCTTAATCCATGCAGAACAGCTTGCTGCAAAAGTAGGCCATCCTGCAGTATAGGGTGGAAAGGGACATGCACTCCTTCCATGTCAGGCCTCCAGCCTTCTGCACTCAATATCCAAGCTAGCAGGGGAACTAATGTTCCTGGTAGGTGTGGTGCCACCATGCAGATGAACATATAGTATGCTTTTGGAGTTTGCTTGTGTCTCATAGAACTACAAAGCCCTGCAATACATGAGCACACAGTTGTCTGCATGGGCAATTCCCCTTCTTCTGTTTCCTGCCTCCATCCTGGGCGGCCAATTGGCACTGCCCAAAAGAGAAGGAAATTCAGTGCCAGATTTGGAAAACTAAAGTCATTGGCCTCAGCTCAGGCCTAGCTGGTCTTGAGCTGGTCCCTAGAATTCCAATCCAAGCAGGACTTTTATTGAAGGATTCCTGAAATTGGTCTTGTGCATGTCTCACCATTTGATTGCTAAGTGAGCAAGATATGTTTCAGCTGTaccccttcattcaatcgtatttattgagcgcttactgtgtgcagagcactatactaagtgcttggaaagtacaattcaggaacaaatagagacaatccctacccaacaactggctcacagtctagaagggggggagacagacatcaaaacaagtaaacaggtatcaatataaataaatagaattatagatatatacacatcattaataaaacaaatagaataataaatatgtacatatatacacacatatatgtacctCTCCCTGTGGGTGGAGGTCTAATTGGGTCTGGGTCAGAAACAGAAGTACGGCTGAGGCAGGATAACCTCACTCTTTATTCttattcattctctctttctcaatctctctcaGCCAGCCCATATACACAGTTATTCTATAAGTGATTTGGTGATATATCTTATGGAGTCAAAAATCTAAGGGTCCCCAGGTTCATTAGAAAAACAGGTTGTAGAGAACCATTTTTCAAACAAACTAAAAAGTCCTCAAGGAGCACTGGAACATTTCTGGAAAAGATACTGCTTTATCTTCAAGTTTTCTGTAGTATGAAAATCTTGGTTTAAGAACTATTCAGGGACCACAAACTTACACTTCCTGTCAAAAGCTGTAAAGATCTGCCTTATTTCATCGTAATGTAGTTGGGCTGCCTTCCTTTTCTTGATGAAGTCTAAAAATTCTTCAAGTAGTATGCCTAAAtattggaagaaaaaaataagttAACAAAGATGAATTCCctatgaatgaatatccttaatATACGATTAGGCTTTTCATTTATTCGTTTGATGAATAATACAATTTTACTTTCATTTCTAGAGATTGTGACTTCAGTATCCACAAGCATCTTTGAAGCTCAATTCCTTAGCAAGTGTTGTCTTTAGACCCAACAATGAGTAAGGACTAAATTTCTGATCTATGAAAGCAAAACACAGTCTACTGACCAAGACATCATGGCCATAAGAGTGAAATGACCTTCAAAAATTAGGAAGGATACTCCTTCAGTGCCACAAAGCCAGCATCTCAACTTCTtcactttcttttgtttttttcttaatacctcttcttcctctttattaAAAATCATTATAGCACCTTTCCCCTGATTAATAAAAACCAGGTTAAAAAGGTGCATATTATCGATAAAGGTGCAGAGGATATCACATAAACAATAAAATTGGCACCATCCCCAGAACCACATAAACTTGATGACATGTACAGCAGCCTTAGGCCTGGTTTCCTGTGACTCATAATAAAATAGGCCAGCATGATAACACTAGATTGAATGTTATGAATACAATTTGTATTAAAATGAGTTCTAATATGATCTAAACGTAATCCTTTTAGTGGGATTTTTTGAAATATTCAATTCATTGTGATGATTTGATCTTAAATATAAAATACAGTTCTGATTTGTAAATGAAAACATGTCTTTAAAATCATGCTATCAACATTTAAAAATGAGCAAAGCTAATAAAATATTCTGCATTAATTTTCCTCATACTTTTACCTTCCTCCGTTTAATAGGGCAACTCAAATCTACATCCTGATGCAGCAACTAAatgcactgactatgtgcaaagtgctggggtagacacaaggttatgagattggatacagtccccattccTCCCACATTTGACAGTctatttcatttcccttttacAGACTAGAAAAccccagggaggttaaatgattttcccaaggtctcacagtagtcCAGTAGTAGAACTGGGACTCAAACTCAGGTCCCTTGATTCGCAATCCCTTGTTGTTTCCCTTAACCCCTAGGACACAACCCATTTCAAATGTATTTTTCggttacttttttttaatctccacatcaagcagaaacttctgaccactgactttaaggcactccattagCTCACTCGCTCTTTCTTAACCCCTCTTCTCCAAACCAATCCAtcattcatttttactgagtAGTCACTGCATGCACAACAGTCTACTAAGTCTTTGGAAAATGCAATAGAAATTAGTATATAAGATCCCTGCACAGCAAAATTTTAGACAGCAATTTTCAAATTACCTGATGTGTTTTGCTTCTCCGAAGTAATCACTAAATCTATTTCCATCTGAaacagagaagaggaaatcatcACTAaaaatagttattgagcacctatgttgTGCAGAGATCTCTACTAGGCACTGAAAAAATAGAAGAGAAGTAAagaacacaattcctgccctcgaggagtttataagaCATGCAAGTCACCTTAAATCTATTAATTCAATACGTGTGCACGGCAGTCTGtaaaatgatcactctccccaaattcaaagcctttttaaaagcacatctcctcccagaagccttccccatctaagcgtccatttcctcttctcccactcctttctatgtcatccttgcacttggatttgcaccctcaggCCCTCTGCGCTTATCTACTTATCTGGaatgtatttaaattaatgtctgtctccccctctagactgtaagtttgttgtggccagggaacgggactaccaactctgttatagtgtactctctcaagtacttagtgcagtgctctgcacagagtatgctctcactaaatacgactgattgatggaactagaattttgggagagtacaacaaaagttAAGCCCTTGCAGACTTTGTAATCTAATGGGTAAAACAGGCAGACATACAGTGTTGACGttcagtgggagcaggagggaaaacagatacaaGAAACTGCGAAAGTACAGAAAaaattaaataattttaaaataatacaTATTAAAATGCTGTGGATGCACGTAGGAACCATTGGGGTGCTATGACGAAGGCTGGTGGAAATTATTTAGAGAATGACCCCCACGAGGAAGCGTGTTTTCAGGAAAGCTTTGAAAGAACTGTACTATATCTCTCTAAgctcgtaatacagtgctctgcacacagtaggtgctcaacaaatcccattaattCATTGGAATTTCCTCTTTTCAAATCCACGATAAAACAtcagaaatcccatctcttccaggaggcgaTCCCAAATTGATTTTTCTACTCTCCAGCACATATCCTCCCAagtaccacttcagcacttacatactcATAGCAAACCATAATATGATTGATATaatctacagtgctttgcacatattaaacattcaataaatacaactgattgattattattcttTTACTAAGAAAAGCTAATAGTACTTTTCTAGCATGGAAAAGAAAATCCCAATTACATATGTAGAGTGAGAACTTAAATTTTGCACCAACCCTACTCAGAACCTGGATCAGGCCCCGGACTGTCAGCGGCACAGGAACAAAGAGGCCCATGATATGTCAATGGTCACTGCTAAGTCAAGGACTGGGAAACAACCCATTCCCCTCTTTTCAGTCTTAGTAGTCCTGGGTGAAGAGGAGCCAAATGCTTCCCCActtcactgtaagcttcttgagggcagagaagtgtctaccatctctaatgtactctcccaagagcttagtttagtgctctgcacatagtaagagctccgtaaataccaacgattgattaaGGCAGACTATGGGGGTGGCACTAATTTCAATGATTCCTGCATTTTAGTTTGAAATATTCTGGAGGTAAGATGATTAATGGTGGAATCCACATCCGAGAATGGAGCAATTTTCTGGCCCCTTCTGATGGAACAAATGTCTTCCCCACTTTTTGTTTGACTCAGTTTTATATGGAGTTAAAGAAGATGCAAAAGTGCCTTTGGCAGCAGACACATTCAGTCCTGTGAATGGATTCAGCATCACCATTACTTTGATCTCTGCAGTGTTGGAAACACTCAGAATaagacataataaaaataataataatgttggtatttgttaataataataataataatggtggtatttgttaagcgcttactatgtgctgagcactgttctaagcgctggggtagacataggggaatcaggttgtcccacgtggggctcacagtcttaatctccattttacagatgagggaactgaggcacagagaagttaagtgacttgcccacagtcacacagccgacaagtggcagagctgggattcgaactcatgagccctgactccaaagcccatgctctttccactgagccacgctgcttcaagtgcttactatgtgccaagcactgatctaagtgctggggtagatacagggtgaccaggttgtatgacatgaggctcacagtcttaatctccattttacagatgagggaactgaggcaccgagaagttaagtgacttgcccaaagtcacacagctgacaggtggagccgggattagaacccatgacctctgattcctaagcccaggctctttccactgagctacactgcttcccaacatACAACAACTAGAGTCAGACCATATAACatctgactagagaagcagcaaggcgtagtggacaaagcccgggcctaggagtcagaaggtcataggttctaaacccagctctgccacttgtctgccgtgtgaccttgggcagtcatttcacttctctgtgcctcacttaccctcaccagtaaaatggcaattgagactgtgtaccctaggtgggacatggactatgtccaacctgatttgcttgtatctacccccgtacttagtacaatgcctgaacatagtaagtacttaataaataccattattagtagtattaagcatttaaatatctttTTTAAAACAATGTGGGAGTATGAAGTGTGacttcctactgtgtgaccttgggcaagtcaattcattaacttctttgtgcctcagtttcctcatgtgcaaaataaggatctctcttctccctcctacttatattttGAGGCCCTTCTAAGTAAGGGGGTCatgactgacctgattagcttgtatttaccctggtgcttagtacagtgctttgcacttagtaatatAACTATTAATATACACTCCAACATAAAGTCTTAATAAAATCTATATATACCTTCAAGGGTTTGTAGCCAAACAGCATTACCACAGCAACTTTGAAGTCTTCTCTGCTTAAATATCCTTTGTTTCCTTCATCACACACTTTAAATACCTAGAAAATATTATGGTGCTTTAGTGTCTGAAACAAGAATGCTTTAAGTTTTTGATTTCTCCATGAGCACCATATTCAAAATTTCAAAGCAaaagtcatcattcattcaatcgtatttactgagtgcttactgtgtgcatagcactgtactaagcgcttggaaagtacaataaaagtacaatacagcaagaaagagagacactccctgtccAGAATGGGCTTCTTCATTAGGTTGGCTACTTTATGCAAAAGAATGCTGAGGAATCTCATTTCTTATACTAAATTTGCCTTATATTTCTTTGCATTGTATGGGGCAGGTACATATTTAACCAGAGGAGCCATAGAATAAGtgaagaaaaaaattcaaaaaacacGCTTACTGCAACTCCCCAggaagcctagtagaaagagaacaggcctgggaggcagaggaccggggttctcatcccagctgtgacacttgtgtgctgtgtgacctcggacaagtcacttaacttctctgttcctcaattagctcatctgcaaaatgggggattaagactgtgaacccaatgtggggttcaagactgtgcccaatcttgcatctaccccaacactcaatgTGGGTTCAAGACTGtgcccaatcatcttgtatctaccccaacatttagtacagaataagcagttaacaaatgatatttttttaaaaagtgggaaaAAACAACCATCCCCTGATCTTCCCAAATGAAACAGTGGGCTGCATCTTTGCATGTTGGGAGGGAAGTCAGCAGAGATTTCCGACACaaaacagtgtggcttggtggatagaccacaggcctgggaatcagaataataatgatggcatttgttaagtacttactatgtgccaagcactgttctaagcgctaaggtcacggtcctaatcctaccttcaccacccgtctgctgtgtgaccttgggcaagtcactgtgggttctaatcccggctccgacacttgtctgctgtgtgaccttggacaagtcacttcacttctctgggcctcagggacctcctctgtaaaaatggggactgaaaaatgtgatccccacgggggacgatctgatgaccctgtatctaccccagagcttagaacagtgctcagcacatagtaagcgctttaacaaataccaacattatgatgatgatgatgatttcactcctctggacctcagtcccatcatctgtcaaatggggatgaagactgtgaccctcaggtgggaccacctgatgaccctgtaccaaccccagcgcttagaacagtgctctgcacatagtaagcgcttaacaaataccaacattatgatgatttcactcctctggacctcagtcccatcatctgtcaaatggggatttagactgtgagccctacgtgggaccacctgatgaccctgtaccaaccccagcgcttagaacagtgctctgcacatagtaagcgcttaacaaataccaacattatgatgatgatgatgatttcactcctctggacctcagtcccatcatctgtcaaatggggatgaagactgtgaccctcaggtgggaccacctgatgaccctgtaccaaccccagcgcttagaacagtgctctgcacatagtaagcgcttaacaaataccaacattatgatgatttcactcctctggacctcagtcccatcatctgtcaaatggggatttagactgtgagccctacgtgggaccacctgatgaccctgtaccaaccccagcgcttagaacagtgctctgcacatagtaagcgcttaacaaataccaacattatgatgatgatgatgatttcactcctctggacctcagtcccatcatctgtcaaatggggatgaagactgtgaccctcaggtgggaccacctgatgaccctgtaccaaccccagcgcttagaacagtgctctgcacatagtaagcgcttaacaaataccaacattatgatgatttcactcctctggacctcagtcccatcatctgtcaaatggggatttagactgtgagccctacgtgggaccacctgatgaccctgtaccaaccccagcgcttagaacagtgctctgcacatagtaagcgcttaacaaataccaacattatgatgatgatgatgatttcactcctctggacctcagtcccatcatctgtcaaatggggatgaagactgtgaccctcaggtgggaccacctgatgaccctgtaccaaccccagcgcttagaacagtgctctgcacatagtaagcgcttaacaaataccaacattatgatgatttcactcctctggacctcagtcccatcatctgtcaaatggggatttagactgtgagccctacgtgggaccaccggatgaccccggatcttccccagcgcttagaacagtgctctgcacatagtaagcgcttaacaaataccaacattatgatgatgatgatttcacttctcgggacctcagtcgcatcatctgtcaaatggggatgaagactgtgagcctcacgtgggaccacctgatgaccttgtaccaaccccagcgcttagaacagtgctcagcacatagtaagcgcttaacaaacaccacaattcttcttTATTATTTGATCTATTTCTCGAcccaagactgtcagcccctcggGGCCGGGTCCAAACCGatttgagtctaccccagcgcttagatcagtgcttggcacctagtcagcccTTCACAAGTACGGTAATAATGATGGATTAAAAGCACCAGGAGGCCTCGTCTCGACACAAGGAGAGAAAgtgataagtaggagagaggccgAACCACCTACTTGCACCCATTTCCTTCGGGCGGAGGAAAGGCTTTGGGGGGCGGAGGCCGCCATGGCCGTAACCATGGCAACCAGGGCAGGGAGCAGCCGCGGTTTTCACCTAGCAACCGCCGCCGCGCCTCTTCCTATTGGTCGCCTGCCCCCTTCAGTTTCTTTCCCCTATTGATTCCGCCCCCTGATTGGTCAGAGCGGCGACTTGGCCAGCCAATCGGGAGGAGCAGCCGCCCCCTTCTTCGGATGCTCCCAAAGTCCCACCTTCTCGTTTGGCCgttacataataatattaatgtgggtatttgttgataataatcataaagttggtatttgt comes from the Ornithorhynchus anatinus isolate Pmale09 chromosome 1, mOrnAna1.pri.v4, whole genome shotgun sequence genome and includes:
- the EFCAB11 gene encoding EF-hand calcium-binding domain-containing protein 11 isoform X1, translated to MVTAMAASAPQSLSSARRKWVQVFKVCDEGNKGYLSREDFKVAVVMLFGYKPLKMEIDLVITSEKQNTSGILLEEFLDFIKKRKAAQLHYDEIRQIFTAFDRKYHGFLTLDDFKKAFGQVAPKLSERIVLEAFREVDLDSDGHVSLRDFEHAMNYGKNEGEAL
- the EFCAB11 gene encoding EF-hand calcium-binding domain-containing protein 11 isoform X3, with amino-acid sequence MVTAMAASAPQSLSSARRKWVQVFKVCDEGNKGYLSREDFKVAVVMLFGYKPLKMEIDLVITSEKQNTSGILLEEFLDFIKKRKAAQLHYDEIRQIFTAFDRKYHGFLTLDDFKKAFGQVAPKLSERIVLEAFRCIRI
- the EFCAB11 gene encoding EF-hand calcium-binding domain-containing protein 11 isoform X2; protein product: MVTAMAASAPQSLSSARRKWVQVFKVCDEGNKGYLSREDFKVAVVMLFGYKPLKMEIDLVITSEKQNTSGILLEEFLDFIKKRKAAQLHYDEIRQIFTAFDRKYHGFLTLDDFKKAFGQVAPKLSERIVLEAFSFRYIPMMETTLPPLISSG